In one Leptogranulimonas caecicola genomic region, the following are encoded:
- the dnaN gene encoding DNA polymerase III subunit beta — protein sequence MRFDVSKTTLQDAIAIVSKATASGSTLPILTGILLKAEEGELTLQATDLDVSLRHTIAANVRESGSTVVSGKILANLVKTLRGSTVSFDSDHNSIQVKCGNSRFNLNTLNPVDFPEFPQIDPEKSVTLPVDTLADMVNRVYKMTSKDLSHPILGGIYLTVDENLVRLVATDSYRLAVCDTNVETSTLTESFQVIVSGNAFHEALSTFPSTTDDGSAAEVVLGATDSQVSFRCGNTLYVSRCIEGNFPDYRQLLPSSCTTSLTPQLGELQDALKCVSVMTTQNPRVRFDVDVDGARVTLSAVNADMGDAVEVLEDIEVEGQNVSIGLNHRYVSDCLAALGDRETVSIELLGEMQPAIFKSYGKPNYLQLIMPTRL from the coding sequence ATGCGCTTTGACGTCAGCAAAACCACGCTCCAGGATGCTATCGCCATCGTCTCGAAGGCCACAGCCTCCGGCTCTACGCTCCCCATTCTCACCGGCATTCTTTTGAAGGCTGAGGAAGGCGAGCTTACGCTCCAGGCGACCGACTTGGATGTGTCGCTGCGCCACACCATTGCCGCCAACGTGCGCGAGTCTGGCTCTACCGTGGTCTCTGGCAAAATTCTGGCCAACCTGGTGAAAACCTTGCGCGGCTCCACTGTCTCCTTTGATTCCGATCACAATAGCATCCAGGTGAAATGCGGTAACTCCCGCTTCAATCTCAATACGCTCAACCCAGTGGATTTCCCTGAGTTCCCTCAGATCGATCCCGAGAAGAGTGTGACTCTGCCGGTGGACACCTTGGCCGACATGGTCAATCGCGTGTACAAGATGACTTCTAAAGACCTTTCTCATCCTATCTTGGGCGGCATCTACCTTACAGTGGATGAGAATCTGGTGCGTCTGGTGGCTACCGACTCCTACCGTTTGGCGGTCTGTGACACCAATGTAGAGACTTCTACGTTGACCGAGAGCTTCCAGGTGATCGTCTCTGGCAACGCGTTCCACGAGGCGCTCTCCACGTTCCCCTCTACCACCGATGACGGCAGCGCGGCAGAGGTGGTGTTGGGAGCCACTGATTCCCAAGTGAGCTTTAGGTGTGGCAATACCCTGTATGTGTCTCGCTGCATTGAGGGCAACTTCCCGGATTATCGCCAGCTTTTGCCCAGCTCCTGCACCACTTCGCTCACACCGCAGTTAGGGGAGTTGCAGGATGCGCTCAAATGCGTCTCGGTAATGACCACTCAGAACCCCCGCGTGCGCTTTGACGTGGATGTGGATGGTGCTCGAGTGACGCTCTCTGCGGTCAACGCCGACATGGGCGATGCGGTGGAGGTGTTGGAGGACATTGAAGTAGAGGGGCAGAACGTCTCCATTGGTCTCAATCATCGCTATGTCTCTGACTGCTTGGCAGCCCTGGGGGACCGCGAGACGGTGTCCATCGAGCTTTTGGGTGAAATGCAGCCGGCTATCTTCAAGTCCTATGGTAAGCCCAACTACTTGCAGCTCATCATGCCCACGAGGCTCTAG
- the gyrB gene encoding DNA topoisomerase (ATP-hydrolyzing) subunit B, with the protein MAKKHEYDGSEIKILEGLEAVRKRPGMYIGSTSASGLHHLVYEVVDNSVDEALAGFCTKILVTIHPDNSVTVVDNGRGIPIDKHPQRKIPTLEVVLTVLHAGGKFDNNAYKVSGGLHGVGISVVNALSKKVVVQVKRDGNIYEMAFSRGKTTEKMKVVGKAKGTGTTVTFWPDDEIFETCVFNYDTLRDRMQEMAFLNRNLRIVLTDEREETPRVDEFCYSGGIIDFVKFLNDGKELVGDIKTPIYMSGSADTDDPAKMGEVEVALQWNSGYGENVMSFANNIYTPEGGMHLEGFRTALTRVINDYARKANILKDKDKNLEGSDVREGLCAVISVKLGDPQFEGQTKAKLGSSYMKPLVMKTVAQGFAEYLEEHPKQARAIVNKASSAAKARQAARKAREATRRKGLLESASLPGKLADCSVRDPAMTELFIVEGDSAGGSAKMARDRSTQAILPLRGKILNVERVGPSRALSAETIQSLITAIGTGVGDDFDISKARYHKIVIMTDADVDGAHIRILLLTFFYRYMRPMIDAGYIFIAQPPLFQLIPKGRKKGEYIYTDEELALQVKGLEKGYKVQRYKGLGEMDPEQLWETTMEPKNRILLQVGIDDAAAAERTVSDLMGTQVEKRREFIQRRAKDARFLDI; encoded by the coding sequence GTGGCCAAAAAGCATGAGTATGATGGGTCTGAGATCAAGATCCTCGAAGGCCTGGAGGCAGTGCGCAAGCGCCCAGGCATGTATATTGGCTCTACCAGTGCCTCGGGTTTGCATCACCTGGTCTATGAGGTGGTCGACAACTCGGTAGACGAGGCGCTGGCCGGCTTTTGTACCAAGATTTTGGTAACAATACACCCGGATAACTCGGTGACGGTAGTGGACAATGGCCGAGGCATTCCTATCGACAAGCACCCTCAGCGCAAGATTCCTACACTTGAAGTAGTGCTTACCGTGCTTCATGCCGGCGGCAAGTTTGACAACAATGCCTATAAGGTCTCTGGCGGCCTTCATGGCGTGGGTATCTCGGTAGTGAACGCGCTTTCCAAGAAAGTGGTGGTGCAGGTCAAACGCGACGGCAACATCTATGAGATGGCGTTCTCCCGCGGCAAGACCACCGAGAAGATGAAGGTCGTGGGCAAGGCCAAGGGCACCGGCACCACGGTGACCTTCTGGCCTGACGACGAGATCTTCGAGACCTGCGTCTTCAACTACGACACCCTGCGAGACCGCATGCAGGAGATGGCGTTTTTGAACCGCAACTTAAGGATCGTGCTCACCGACGAGCGCGAGGAGACCCCTCGTGTCGACGAGTTTTGCTACTCCGGCGGCATCATCGACTTCGTAAAGTTCTTGAACGACGGCAAGGAGCTGGTAGGGGATATCAAGACCCCCATCTACATGAGCGGCTCTGCCGACACCGACGACCCTGCCAAGATGGGCGAGGTCGAGGTGGCTCTCCAGTGGAACAGCGGCTATGGCGAGAACGTCATGAGCTTCGCCAACAACATCTACACCCCCGAGGGCGGCATGCACCTCGAGGGCTTCCGCACGGCCCTCACCCGCGTGATCAACGACTACGCCCGCAAGGCCAACATCCTCAAGGACAAGGACAAGAACCTCGAGGGCTCCGACGTCCGCGAGGGCCTCTGCGCAGTGATCTCGGTCAAGCTGGGCGATCCTCAGTTCGAGGGTCAGACCAAGGCTAAGCTGGGCAGCTCCTACATGAAGCCGCTGGTAATGAAGACGGTGGCCCAGGGCTTTGCCGAGTATTTGGAAGAGCATCCCAAGCAAGCCCGCGCCATTGTGAACAAGGCTTCCTCGGCCGCTAAAGCGCGTCAGGCTGCCCGCAAGGCCCGCGAGGCCACTCGCCGCAAGGGTCTGCTGGAAAGCGCGTCGCTTCCCGGCAAGCTGGCAGACTGCTCGGTGCGCGACCCGGCGATGACCGAGCTGTTCATTGTAGAGGGTGACTCCGCAGGAGGCTCGGCCAAGATGGCCCGAGACCGCTCCACCCAGGCCATCTTGCCTTTGCGCGGCAAGATTTTGAATGTTGAGCGCGTAGGGCCTAGCCGTGCGCTCTCCGCCGAGACCATCCAAAGCCTCATCACCGCCATTGGCACCGGTGTGGGCGATGACTTTGACATTTCCAAGGCGCGCTACCACAAGATCGTGATCATGACCGACGCCGACGTCGACGGCGCCCACATCCGCATCCTACTGCTCACGTTCTTCTACCGCTACATGCGTCCCATGATCGACGCCGGCTACATCTTCATTGCACAGCCTCCGTTGTTCCAGCTGATCCCCAAGGGTCGCAAGAAGGGCGAGTACATCTATACCGACGAAGAGCTGGCACTGCAGGTAAAAGGCTTGGAAAAGGGCTATAAAGTCCAGCGCTACAAGGGCCTCGGCGAGATGGACCCCGAGCAGCTATGGGAGACCACCATGGAGCCTAAGAATCGTATCTTGCTCCAGGTTGGCATTGACGACGCGGCTGCTGCCGAGCGCACGGTATCCGACCTTATGGGCACCCAGGTGGAAAAGCGCCGCGAGTTCATTCAGCGCCGTGCCAAAGATGCACGCTTCTTGGACATTTAG
- a CDS encoding bifunctional nuclease family protein — protein sequence MTMIRVDIETVVIGNGPMASLVVLKPRNSGSRAYEPLPIRIGMMEASAIGMGVENPHSDRPMTHDLLQTAIHELGATITSVAIVGVEGTTFFAEINLTSKAGYHLSLDARPSDALALAVRAKSPIFVAESVMATASYPDFDAVKRDQDRLDLEAFDRFIDSLSPEDFRAAPGAAPGKQS from the coding sequence ATGACGATGATTCGCGTAGATATCGAGACAGTGGTTATTGGCAATGGCCCCATGGCCTCCCTGGTGGTGCTCAAGCCGCGCAACAGCGGTTCACGCGCCTATGAGCCGCTGCCTATTCGCATTGGCATGATGGAGGCCTCGGCCATCGGTATGGGAGTGGAGAACCCGCATTCCGACCGCCCTATGACCCATGACCTCTTACAGACCGCCATTCATGAGTTGGGTGCAACTATCACCAGCGTGGCCATCGTGGGCGTGGAGGGCACCACGTTTTTTGCCGAGATAAACCTCACCTCTAAAGCCGGATATCATCTGTCGCTGGATGCTCGGCCAAGCGATGCGTTGGCATTGGCAGTACGTGCCAAAAGCCCTATCTTTGTGGCTGAGTCTGTGATGGCCACTGCCAGCTACCCGGACTTTGATGCAGTGAAGCGCGATCAGGACAGGCTTGATTTGGAAGCCTTTGACCGCTTTATCGACTCGCTTTCGCCAGAGGATTTCAGGGCTGCTCCGGGGGCTGCCCCAGGCAAGCAAAGCTAG
- a CDS encoding ABC transporter substrate-binding protein/permease, giving the protein MHKTKGLGRLAQLVCLVMAVFCALSLAAPVPALADVESVKGKTYRITTDTTFAPFEYRDSNGDLVGIDMDLIRAIAEEEGFNVQIESLGFNAAMVATESGNSDMTIAGASITDERKQTYDFSDPYFDSGVLMAVPESSDITGYQDLKGKKVVVKTGTEGETFAKSIQDQYGFDIVSVDQTSTMVQMLQAGQADAMFDDYPIIAYGIAQGNGMKSVTQKEAGNSYGAVVAKGKNQDLLQAFNEGLAKLKADGRYDQIMEKYLGDNATKAEQTSFFGLLQQSAPALLTGVKNTLLVTVVAFAGALVLGILFGLMKISGSKILRAIASFYVWLFRGTPLLIWAFFFYFALPQVAGVKLSVFAVGALALALNAGSYITEIVRGAIQSVDPGQTEAARCLGCSSSLTMRAIVFPQAAKIATPSLINQLIIMVKDSSILLAIGFGELLYQAQQIYAANLRVSEVLFIVAMFYLVTISLLTMLANWATRRFSENG; this is encoded by the coding sequence ATGCATAAAACCAAGGGTTTAGGAAGGTTGGCGCAGCTGGTCTGCCTTGTGATGGCAGTCTTTTGCGCGCTCTCTTTGGCAGCCCCGGTGCCTGCGTTGGCAGACGTGGAGTCTGTGAAAGGCAAAACCTATCGCATTACCACCGACACTACCTTCGCCCCCTTCGAATATCGCGATTCCAACGGCGACTTGGTGGGCATCGACATGGACCTCATCCGCGCCATCGCCGAGGAGGAGGGTTTCAACGTGCAGATCGAGTCGCTGGGATTCAATGCCGCCATGGTGGCCACTGAGTCCGGCAACTCCGATATGACCATTGCCGGCGCTTCCATCACCGACGAACGCAAGCAAACCTATGACTTCTCTGACCCCTACTTTGACTCCGGCGTGCTTATGGCGGTGCCCGAGTCCTCCGACATCACGGGCTATCAGGATCTCAAAGGCAAGAAAGTCGTGGTGAAGACCGGCACCGAGGGTGAGACTTTTGCCAAGTCCATTCAGGATCAATATGGCTTCGACATCGTCTCGGTAGATCAAACCTCCACCATGGTGCAGATGCTCCAGGCCGGCCAGGCCGATGCCATGTTCGACGACTATCCCATCATCGCCTATGGCATCGCGCAGGGCAACGGCATGAAGTCGGTGACCCAAAAAGAGGCAGGCAACTCCTACGGGGCCGTGGTGGCCAAGGGCAAGAATCAAGACTTGCTCCAGGCTTTCAACGAGGGTCTGGCCAAACTCAAGGCCGATGGCCGCTACGACCAGATCATGGAGAAGTATCTGGGCGATAACGCCACCAAGGCAGAGCAAACCAGCTTCTTTGGCCTGCTGCAGCAGAGTGCGCCCGCACTTCTTACGGGCGTGAAAAACACTCTGCTGGTCACGGTAGTGGCCTTTGCAGGCGCTCTGGTGCTGGGCATCCTCTTTGGTCTCATGAAGATCTCCGGCTCCAAGATTCTTCGCGCCATCGCTTCCTTCTATGTATGGCTCTTCCGCGGCACTCCGCTACTCATCTGGGCGTTCTTCTTCTACTTCGCCTTGCCTCAGGTTGCCGGCGTCAAACTCTCGGTCTTTGCGGTAGGCGCGCTGGCGCTGGCGCTCAACGCCGGTTCCTACATCACCGAGATCGTCCGCGGCGCCATCCAGTCTGTGGACCCGGGCCAAACCGAAGCCGCCCGCTGCCTGGGCTGCTCTTCTAGCCTCACCATGCGCGCCATCGTGTTTCCTCAGGCCGCTAAGATCGCCACGCCTTCCCTCATCAACCAGCTCATCATCATGGTGAAGGACTCCTCGATCCTTCTGGCCATCGGCTTTGGCGAGCTGCTCTACCAGGCGCAGCAGATCTATGCCGCCAACCTGCGCGTGAGCGAGGTGCTCTTCATTGTCGCCATGTTCTACCTAGTGACCATCTCGCTGCTCACCATGCTTGCCAACTGGGCCACAAGGAGGTTCTCCGAAAATGGCTAA
- the recF gene encoding DNA replication/repair protein RecF (All proteins in this family for which functions are known are DNA-binding proteins that assist the filamentation of RecA onto DNA for the initiation of recombination or recombinational repair.), with product MGLVLSCATLLDWRCAQSLELEFSPAMTVLAGPNAYGKTNTVEALQLLTAGVSFRHPSPRDLVRQGAEVAKASARLEGDGRLLDMAVIASESSRRFTRNGKAVRPSEIPGTLLSVLFNPDDLGLVKGSASARRDEVDAFGSQASRAFAQVVKTYKRSIEQRNRLLKESQVDMDLLDAWDASVAVGAGTLLYHRTSLLARLGELVSGAHEAVAPERLIIRYESSLGPLEAGSSRQDLIEQMAEALKESRVEDLRRGFTTKGPQRDDIGFELDGRPLRTFGSQGQQRTAVLAWKMAQVRFAQEVLGQTPLLLLDDVMSELDAHRRKAVNGLVGQGVQTVVTTTHLGYFDPQMLADAAVIEFTGKGVAHGVERRHQRRSGSSCDL from the coding sequence ATGGGTCTTGTGCTCTCCTGTGCCACCCTCCTAGATTGGCGCTGTGCTCAGTCGCTTGAACTGGAGTTCTCTCCGGCCATGACGGTGCTCGCGGGGCCTAATGCCTATGGCAAGACCAACACAGTGGAGGCGCTCCAGCTTTTGACGGCTGGAGTGTCCTTTCGCCATCCCTCTCCTCGCGACTTGGTGCGCCAAGGAGCTGAGGTAGCCAAGGCGTCAGCGCGCCTTGAAGGAGACGGGCGCCTGTTGGATATGGCGGTGATTGCCAGTGAGAGCTCACGACGTTTCACGAGAAACGGTAAGGCGGTGCGTCCCTCAGAGATTCCGGGAACTCTGCTGTCTGTGCTCTTTAATCCTGATGACCTAGGGCTTGTAAAGGGGTCTGCCTCTGCACGCCGCGATGAGGTGGATGCCTTTGGCTCCCAGGCATCCCGAGCCTTTGCTCAGGTGGTGAAGACTTACAAGCGTTCCATCGAGCAGCGCAACCGGCTGCTCAAAGAGTCCCAGGTGGATATGGATCTCCTGGATGCCTGGGATGCTTCGGTGGCTGTGGGCGCCGGGACGCTGCTCTACCATCGCACGAGCCTGTTGGCGCGATTGGGCGAGCTGGTGTCTGGGGCTCATGAGGCAGTGGCTCCAGAGCGGCTGATCATTCGCTATGAGTCCAGCTTGGGGCCCTTGGAGGCAGGTTCTTCTCGGCAGGACCTCATCGAGCAGATGGCAGAGGCTCTCAAGGAATCTCGAGTCGAGGACCTACGCCGAGGGTTTACCACCAAAGGACCTCAGCGAGATGATATTGGCTTTGAGTTGGATGGTCGGCCATTGCGCACCTTTGGGAGTCAAGGCCAACAGCGCACGGCGGTATTGGCCTGGAAGATGGCACAGGTGCGCTTTGCCCAGGAGGTGTTAGGACAAACGCCGCTTCTGCTTTTGGATGACGTCATGAGCGAGTTGGACGCCCATAGGCGCAAAGCGGTGAACGGACTGGTGGGCCAAGGAGTGCAGACAGTGGTCACCACTACGCACTTGGGCTATTTTGACCCGCAAATGCTGGCAGATGCGGCGGTGATCGAGTTTACGGGGAAGGGGGTTGCCCATGGAGTGGAGCGACGGCACCAACGAAGATCCGGAAGCTCTTGCGACCTATAG
- a CDS encoding chromosomal replication initiator protein DnaA yields the protein MDVLQASDARLLWEDARSILQSQGATEQLLNLMASCNPLALEDSQLQLSIPSSFANRLLERERDQVEKALSQAAFEPTTFMIAGAQASSPAPSAPEPTVNTAAAQPQPTFTPAATPSPLPQTLASSPATLQPEAPSKFKANPSFGAQTSMTMEQWQAYQRQASVAETPAPPQPAAAQVTEAAPKNPLVEIAAEKDATLTFDTFVEAEENRYALQAAKQVANGSPQYNPLFIHGSSGLGKTHLLRAIQNYIAVNDPSRQCVYRIATDFRDDYVKAMQGDRSVKDALTRNYQNIDVLILDDIQHIANAQGTMEFFFDTFNYLMSNGKQVILAADVPPAEIGMDERYSSRMSQGFSVAIHTPTLEFKRVLIETFYERMHAEGIPGTLTRDDLTLMADRAGGNIRSIRAFVQDCLLRSTHQENGRLEPADIMAAAAERWSREGLHISIEDIQSLVQSTYSVSRQDLVSNKRNKEIAQPRHIAIWLSRELTDSTLQEIGRHFGGRTHATVKHSIAWVEETMETDRLFQDRVNRLRDRLGGS from the coding sequence ATGGATGTATTACAAGCCTCGGATGCCCGGCTTTTATGGGAGGACGCGCGTTCTATTTTGCAGTCCCAAGGGGCTACTGAGCAGCTTTTAAATCTCATGGCTTCCTGCAATCCTTTAGCGCTCGAAGACAGTCAGCTGCAGCTGAGCATCCCTTCGAGCTTTGCTAACAGGCTCTTAGAGCGCGAGCGAGACCAGGTAGAAAAGGCGTTGAGCCAGGCAGCCTTTGAGCCCACCACTTTCATGATTGCTGGGGCTCAAGCCTCGTCGCCGGCACCTTCCGCCCCAGAGCCCACCGTGAATACTGCGGCCGCTCAGCCTCAACCGACTTTCACTCCCGCTGCCACTCCCTCGCCTCTTCCGCAGACCCTCGCTTCATCTCCTGCAACCCTGCAGCCAGAGGCGCCGTCAAAGTTCAAGGCCAACCCCTCTTTTGGGGCTCAGACCTCGATGACCATGGAGCAGTGGCAGGCCTATCAGCGTCAGGCTTCTGTGGCCGAGACTCCTGCGCCCCCTCAACCTGCAGCAGCGCAGGTGACCGAGGCTGCACCTAAAAACCCGCTGGTAGAGATTGCGGCCGAGAAAGACGCCACCCTTACCTTCGACACTTTTGTGGAGGCCGAGGAAAACCGTTACGCCCTTCAGGCTGCAAAACAGGTGGCTAACGGCTCGCCCCAGTACAACCCCCTCTTCATCCACGGTAGCTCAGGCTTAGGTAAAACCCACCTGTTGCGTGCCATTCAAAACTACATTGCCGTGAACGACCCTTCCCGCCAATGCGTCTATCGCATCGCCACCGACTTTCGCGATGACTACGTCAAGGCTATGCAGGGAGACCGCTCGGTAAAAGATGCACTTACCCGCAATTACCAAAACATCGACGTGTTGATCTTAGATGACATCCAACATATCGCCAACGCCCAAGGAACCATGGAGTTCTTCTTCGATACGTTCAATTACCTGATGAGCAACGGCAAGCAAGTGATTCTAGCTGCCGACGTTCCACCCGCAGAGATTGGCATGGATGAGCGCTATTCCAGCCGCATGAGTCAGGGTTTCTCGGTAGCTATACATACACCTACCTTGGAATTCAAGCGAGTACTCATAGAGACGTTTTATGAGCGCATGCATGCAGAGGGCATTCCTGGCACCCTTACTCGCGACGATCTAACTCTTATGGCAGATAGGGCTGGAGGAAACATCCGCTCTATCCGGGCTTTTGTACAAGATTGCCTGCTGCGCTCCACCCATCAAGAAAACGGGCGCCTGGAGCCAGCCGACATCATGGCCGCTGCTGCAGAGCGTTGGTCCCGCGAAGGCCTTCATATCTCTATCGAGGACATCCAGTCGCTGGTGCAGAGCACATACTCGGTATCGCGGCAGGATTTAGTGTCCAACAAGCGCAATAAAGAGATCGCCCAGCCACGCCATATCGCCATTTGGCTTTCGCGCGAGCTCACCGACTCTACACTGCAAGAGATCGGGCGCCATTTTGGTGGCCGCACCCATGCCACAGTGAAGCATTCCATCGCCTGGGTGGAGGAGACCATGGAGACCGACAGGCTCTTTCAAGACCGCGTCAACCGCCTGCGCGATAGATTAGGAGGCTCATAA
- the gyrA gene encoding DNA gyrase subunit A: MADNKRPGDGGFDDELDSGVNEGDLFEDDEVREGAVGPNDDVELDDPEDSSDSDDNIDYDLTVEEDGDEMGVELDSIGDSTTGLLADEGGSRLDLTDIHGGTLKPIDLPSEMQTSFIEYSMSVIVARALPDVRDGLKPVHRRILYAMLDSGVLPTKPHKKSAWTVGEVIGKYHPHGDSAVYDAMVRLAQDFSMSVPLIDGHGNFGSVDGDPAAAMRYTESRLAKPAMELLRDLNDDTVDWQPNYDESIMEPAVLPSRFPNLLVNGSSGIAVGMATNITPHNLGEAIDATCMMIDNPDATVDELMSVMPGPDFPTGAVIMGAEGIRDSYETGRGSICVRAKAHVEKIKGNRQRIVITEIPYQVNKGLLQEKIAKLVNDKVIEGISDMRDETNRKGMRLVIDLKTNVVPEVVLNNLYKHTQLQTTFGAINIALVDGVPKTLTLREMIGHYIDHQVDVVTRRTQYRLKKAQKELHVREGLLIAVDNIDEVVHIIRSSYSDAEVRERFNERFGLDEVQSNAILEMRLKRLTGLEREKLVADIERLKEEIAYLESLLADRTKLLGVIKDEMREIKDKYARPRRTTISNAPITLNVEDLIADEDMVITITHAGYIKRTPVADYRSQKRGGKGVQGVSLKDNDFVEELFVASTHDYILFFTNLGKVYRLKVHELPVGSRTAKGTPLVNLLDLADGEHATSVFTTSDFPESEYLMFATAKGNVKKTALSAYDRTRRDGMIAIKLNEGDQLVTVRRVKAGEKVILTSSAGKTILFDESKVRPMGRAAAGVKGIDLKGDASMLGMEVSNGKGDLFVITEKGYGKRTPVSEYTEHNRGGQGIFTIQMTAKKGDLASVKVVGPQHELMIMSQEGTVIRLKTAEISQLGRATQGVKIMNVSDGDRITSVARMVAGKAKAKKKDDGQATLSLTIEDPSAEDESIDVGGEEFYDESILGDDEE, translated from the coding sequence GTGGCAGATAACAAACGACCCGGCGATGGCGGGTTTGACGACGAGTTGGACTCCGGCGTCAACGAAGGCGATCTCTTTGAGGACGACGAGGTGCGCGAGGGTGCGGTAGGCCCCAACGACGACGTCGAGCTCGACGATCCCGAGGATAGCTCTGACTCTGACGACAATATTGACTATGATCTCACCGTGGAAGAAGACGGCGATGAGATGGGGGTGGAGCTCGATTCCATTGGCGACTCCACCACCGGCCTTCTGGCCGATGAGGGCGGCTCCCGCCTGGACCTTACCGACATTCACGGGGGAACCCTGAAACCCATCGACCTTCCCAGTGAGATGCAGACCAGCTTCATCGAGTATTCCATGTCGGTCATCGTGGCCCGCGCCTTGCCTGATGTGCGCGACGGCTTGAAGCCTGTGCACCGCCGCATCCTCTACGCCATGCTGGACTCCGGCGTGCTTCCCACCAAGCCTCACAAAAAGAGTGCCTGGACGGTGGGCGAGGTTATCGGCAAGTATCATCCCCATGGAGACTCAGCGGTCTACGACGCTATGGTGCGCCTGGCCCAGGACTTCTCCATGTCGGTGCCTCTTATCGACGGCCATGGCAACTTTGGCTCTGTGGATGGTGACCCCGCCGCTGCCATGCGTTACACCGAGAGTCGCCTGGCAAAGCCTGCCATGGAGCTTCTGCGCGACCTCAACGACGACACAGTTGACTGGCAGCCCAACTACGACGAGTCCATCATGGAGCCCGCCGTGCTGCCTAGCCGTTTCCCCAACCTGCTGGTCAACGGCTCGTCGGGCATCGCGGTAGGCATGGCCACCAACATCACCCCTCACAACCTGGGCGAGGCTATCGACGCCACCTGCATGATGATCGATAATCCAGATGCCACGGTGGACGAGCTCATGAGCGTCATGCCTGGCCCGGACTTTCCCACCGGCGCCGTCATTATGGGTGCCGAGGGCATCCGCGATTCCTATGAGACCGGCCGCGGCTCCATCTGCGTGCGTGCCAAGGCTCATGTGGAGAAGATCAAGGGCAACCGCCAGCGCATCGTCATCACCGAGATCCCCTATCAGGTGAACAAGGGTCTACTCCAAGAGAAAATCGCCAAGTTGGTGAACGACAAGGTGATCGAGGGTATCTCAGACATGCGCGACGAGACCAACCGCAAGGGCATGCGCTTGGTCATCGACCTCAAAACCAATGTGGTGCCCGAGGTGGTGCTCAACAACCTTTATAAGCACACCCAGCTCCAAACCACCTTTGGCGCCATCAATATCGCCCTGGTAGACGGTGTCCCCAAGACCCTCACCCTGCGCGAGATGATTGGCCACTACATCGACCACCAGGTAGACGTGGTGACTCGTCGTACGCAGTACCGTCTCAAGAAGGCTCAAAAGGAGCTGCACGTACGTGAGGGCCTGCTTATCGCAGTGGACAACATCGATGAGGTCGTCCACATCATCCGCAGCTCCTACTCCGACGCCGAGGTGCGCGAGCGCTTCAACGAGCGCTTTGGCCTGGACGAGGTTCAGTCCAACGCCATTCTTGAGATGCGCTTGAAGCGCCTCACCGGCTTGGAGCGCGAGAAGCTGGTGGCAGACATCGAGCGTCTCAAAGAGGAGATCGCCTATCTGGAGAGCCTCTTGGCAGATCGCACCAAGCTTCTGGGTGTCATCAAGGATGAGATGCGCGAGATCAAGGATAAGTACGCTCGCCCTCGCCGCACCACCATCTCCAATGCGCCCATCACGCTCAACGTGGAGGATCTCATCGCCGACGAGGATATGGTCATCACCATCACCCACGCCGGCTATATCAAGCGCACCCCCGTGGCCGATTACCGCTCTCAAAAGCGTGGCGGCAAAGGCGTGCAGGGAGTCTCCCTCAAAGACAACGACTTTGTGGAGGAGCTCTTTGTAGCCTCCACCCACGACTATATTCTCTTCTTTACCAACCTGGGAAAGGTCTACCGCCTGAAGGTGCACGAGCTGCCCGTTGGCAGCCGCACTGCCAAAGGAACCCCGCTGGTAAACCTGCTGGATCTGGCTGATGGCGAGCACGCCACCTCGGTCTTTACCACCAGCGACTTCCCTGAGAGCGAGTATCTCATGTTTGCCACCGCCAAGGGCAATGTGAAGAAGACGGCGCTCTCTGCCTATGACCGCACCCGTCGCGACGGCATGATCGCCATCAAGCTCAATGAGGGTGATCAGCTGGTCACCGTGCGTCGCGTCAAGGCGGGTGAGAAGGTTATCCTCACCTCCTCTGCCGGCAAGACCATCCTCTTCGACGAGTCCAAGGTGCGCCCCATGGGCCGTGCGGCCGCTGGCGTCAAGGGCATCGACCTCAAGGGCGATGCCTCCATGCTGGGCATGGAAGTCTCCAATGGCAAGGGAGACCTCTTTGTCATTACCGAGAAAGGTTACGGCAAGCGCACGCCTGTCTCTGAGTACACCGAGCACAACCGCGGCGGTCAGGGCATCTTCACCATCCAGATGACCGCCAAGAAGGGTGATCTGGCTTCTGTCAAGGTGGTGGGCCCGCAGCACGAGCTCATGATCATGAGTCAGGAAGGCACTGTCATCCGCCTTAAGACCGCCGAGATCTCCCAGCTAGGCCGTGCCACTCAAGGCGTGAAGATCATGAACGTCTCAGATGGAGACAGGATCACCTCGGTGGCCCGTATGGTTGCCGGCAAAGCCAAGGCCAAGAAGAAGGACGACGGCCAGGCGACCCTCTCGCTCACTATCGAGGATCCCTCGGCAGAGGACGAGTCCATCGACGTGGGTGGCGAGGAGTTCTACGACGAGTCGATCCTTGGGGATGACGAGGAATAG